A portion of the Catalinimonas alkaloidigena genome contains these proteins:
- a CDS encoding YpdA family putative bacillithiol disulfide reductase — protein MSTNSPFYDLLIVGAGPCGLACGIEAARHGLSYLILDKGSITDAVRRYPVNGHFFSTADKLEIGGLPFPAIHARPTRTEALQYYRRVSEYFDLNLKLYTEVKAIDKTSDGFKVHTHTGVVYHARYVAIATGYYDQPRPLSIEGGTLPHVHRYYDEPFRYAHTATTILGGGNSAIETALDLYRNGVGHLRVFVLEDDFVPTAKYWLIPDMRNRVKDGSIEVHFRAECIKITPSEVVVRHHLTGEVKSYPTDFVLALIGYRPDAELMRDAGIELEGPMLIPKIDATTYETNVPDLYVVGSVVGGEETAKVFIENGRYHGAAAVADILRKQNAQPHVSAKQHVST, from the coding sequence ATGAGCACAAATTCCCCTTTTTACGATTTACTGATTGTAGGTGCCGGCCCCTGTGGACTGGCCTGCGGTATTGAAGCAGCCCGACACGGGCTCTCGTATCTGATTCTTGACAAAGGCAGCATTACCGATGCGGTACGACGCTACCCGGTTAACGGTCATTTTTTCTCAACGGCCGATAAACTGGAAATCGGCGGATTGCCTTTTCCGGCCATCCATGCCCGCCCTACGCGCACAGAAGCGTTGCAGTATTACCGCCGGGTCAGCGAGTATTTCGACCTTAACCTGAAGTTGTATACCGAAGTGAAGGCCATCGACAAGACCAGCGACGGTTTTAAGGTGCATACGCATACCGGCGTGGTGTACCACGCACGTTATGTGGCCATTGCAACGGGGTACTACGACCAGCCCCGCCCGCTGAGCATCGAAGGGGGTACGTTGCCACACGTACATCGGTATTATGATGAGCCGTTCCGATACGCGCACACCGCCACGACCATTCTGGGGGGCGGTAATTCTGCCATCGAAACCGCCTTGGATCTCTATCGCAATGGCGTAGGGCACTTGCGGGTTTTTGTACTGGAAGACGATTTTGTGCCCACTGCCAAGTATTGGCTGATTCCCGACATGCGCAACCGTGTCAAAGACGGAAGCATCGAAGTGCATTTCCGGGCCGAGTGCATTAAAATAACACCGAGCGAAGTCGTGGTGCGCCATCACTTGACTGGGGAAGTGAAGAGCTACCCCACCGACTTTGTTTTGGCGCTGATCGGCTACCGTCCCGATGCCGAACTGATGCGGGACGCGGGTATTGAGTTGGAGGGCCCCATGCTCATTCCCAAGATTGACGCAACTACGTACGAAACCAATGTGCCCGACCTATACGTAGTGGGCTCGGTGGTAGGTGGCGAAGAAACCGCCAAAGTGTTTATTGAAAACGGACGATACCATGGTGCCGCGGCTGTCGCCGATA